One Deltaproteobacteria bacterium DNA segment encodes these proteins:
- a CDS encoding class I SAM-dependent methyltransferase: MGREGSGRSLGSLVEEAALALDPRLRPGPEALERFEAHAALIARWSARVRLVGDPSVEALAVRHFVDSLTVCLVMDPPEGTQAIDVGSGAGFPGLVLAAVWPQVHFRLYEVDQRKAAFLNAAVAGLELKERVRVVGRGLEGDPAAEGIEAADLILSRAVRGPERLLGWLSPYRRPGGRIVGMLGPAFAGAEDLAGEEEAANLRRVASWSGELPGEAGQRTVVVWGD, encoded by the coding sequence GTGGGTAGGGAAGGAAGTGGCCGCTCTCTGGGGAGCCTGGTCGAGGAGGCCGCGCTCGCGCTCGACCCTCGTCTCCGGCCGGGCCCGGAGGCCCTGGAGCGCTTCGAGGCCCACGCCGCCCTCATCGCCCGCTGGTCGGCGAGGGTCCGCCTGGTGGGGGACCCCTCGGTGGAGGCCCTGGCCGTCCGGCACTTCGTCGACAGCCTAACCGTCTGCCTGGTGATGGACCCGCCTGAGGGGACCCAGGCGATCGACGTGGGCTCGGGCGCCGGCTTCCCGGGCCTGGTGCTGGCGGCGGTCTGGCCCCAGGTCCACTTTCGCCTCTATGAGGTCGATCAGCGCAAGGCGGCCTTCCTCAACGCGGCGGTCGCCGGGCTGGAGCTCAAGGAGCGGGTCCGGGTCGTGGGCCGGGGGCTCGAGGGCGACCCGGCCGCGGAGGGGATCGAGGCGGCGGACCTGATCCTCTCCCGGGCGGTGCGGGGGCCCGAGCGGCTGCTCGGCTGGCTCTCTCCCTACCGGCGGCCGGGCGGGAGGATCGTGGGGATGCTCGGTCCGGCCTTCGCCGGGGCCGAGGACCTCGCCGGCGAGGAGGAGGCCGCGAACCTGCGGCGGGTGGCCTCCTGGTCCGGCGAGCTCCCCGGAGAGGCCGGCCAGCGGACCGTCGTCGTCTGGGGCGACTGA
- a CDS encoding AAA family ATPase has protein sequence MGRIIAVANQKGGVGKTTTAVNLGASLAAAERRVLLVDMDPQGNATSGLGLDKQEVERGTYEVLLGAIDPAEAVQPTELSHLFVIPATRDLAGATVELVEMEQREYRLQQALAAVVDDYDYLLIDCPPSLELLTLNALVAAHSVLVPLQCEYYALEGISDLMNTLELVRSGLNPGLAVEGILLTMFDKRNNLAHQVREEVSRYFQEQVFEVIVPRNVRLSEAPSFGKPILLYDVESKGSQAYLGLAEAIIDRDTPPAPTLGSAGAQP, from the coding sequence ATGGGACGCATCATCGCGGTGGCCAATCAGAAGGGTGGGGTCGGCAAGACCACCACGGCGGTGAACCTCGGTGCTTCGCTGGCGGCGGCGGAGCGGCGCGTGCTGCTGGTGGACATGGATCCCCAGGGCAACGCGACCTCGGGGCTCGGCCTCGACAAGCAGGAGGTGGAGCGCGGCACCTACGAGGTGCTGCTCGGCGCCATCGACCCCGCCGAGGCGGTGCAGCCGACCGAGCTCTCGCACCTCTTCGTGATCCCGGCGACGCGCGATCTCGCCGGCGCCACCGTCGAGCTGGTCGAGATGGAGCAGCGCGAGTACCGCCTGCAGCAGGCGCTCGCCGCCGTGGTCGACGACTACGACTACCTGCTCATCGACTGCCCGCCCTCCCTCGAGCTGCTCACCCTCAACGCGCTGGTCGCGGCGCACTCGGTGCTCGTCCCGCTGCAGTGCGAGTACTACGCCCTCGAGGGGATCTCCGATCTGATGAACACCCTCGAGCTGGTGCGCTCGGGCCTCAACCCCGGGCTCGCCGTCGAGGGGATCCTCCTGACGATGTTCGACAAGCGCAACAACCTCGCCCACCAGGTGCGCGAGGAGGTGAGCCGCTACTTCCAGGAGCAGGTCTTCGAGGTGATCGTGCCGCGCAACGTGCGGCTCTCGGAGGCGCCGAGCTTCGGCAAGCCGATCCTCCTCTATGACGTGGAGTCGAAGGGCTCGCAGGCCTACCTCGGCCTGGCCGAGGCGATCATCGATCGCGACACCCCGCCCGCCCCCACCCTCGGCAGCGCCGGAGCCCAGCCATGA
- a CDS encoding ParB/RepB/Spo0J family partition protein, producing MSAQRPPRRAALGRGLSSLITTAETEKSDGARRVLQVGIERLAPHKEQPRRRFEDDALAELAASVKDRGVLMPILVRRHGGAFQIIAGERRWRAAQKAGLSEVPVVIEEADDAEAFEIALIENLQREDLTPIEEAEAYRRLMETGPATQAEVASLVGKKRSTVANAVRLLKLPEAVRDAVNEGRLTMGHAKVLLSADEKKLEELARKVLAEGLTVIQTQALLKAERPKADKKNGKKLTDTPATRDLVRKLEAALGCRVKLEDRGGKGQLLITYGDLDGLDRVVGKILGE from the coding sequence ATGAGCGCCCAGCGACCTCCCCGCCGCGCCGCGCTCGGCCGCGGCCTCTCCTCGCTGATCACCACCGCCGAGACCGAGAAGAGCGATGGTGCTCGCCGCGTCCTGCAGGTCGGCATCGAGCGCCTCGCCCCCCACAAGGAGCAGCCGCGCCGCCGCTTCGAGGACGACGCCCTCGCCGAGCTCGCCGCCTCGGTGAAGGACCGCGGCGTGCTCATGCCGATCCTCGTGCGCCGGCACGGCGGCGCCTTCCAGATCATCGCCGGCGAGCGCCGCTGGCGCGCGGCGCAGAAGGCCGGCCTCTCCGAGGTGCCGGTGGTGATCGAGGAGGCAGACGACGCCGAGGCCTTCGAGATCGCGCTCATCGAGAACCTGCAGCGCGAGGACCTCACCCCCATCGAGGAGGCCGAGGCCTACCGCCGCCTGATGGAGACGGGGCCCGCCACCCAGGCGGAGGTCGCCAGCCTGGTCGGCAAGAAGCGCTCGACGGTGGCCAACGCCGTGCGGCTCCTGAAGCTGCCCGAGGCGGTGCGCGACGCGGTGAACGAGGGGCGCCTGACCATGGGTCACGCCAAGGTGCTCCTCTCCGCCGACGAGAAGAAGCTCGAGGAGCTCGCCCGCAAGGTGCTGGCCGAGGGCCTCACCGTGATCCAGACCCAGGCGCTGCTGAAGGCCGAGCGGCCGAAGGCGGACAAGAAGAACGGCAAGAAGCTCACCGACACGCCGGCCACCCGGGACCTGGTCCGCAAGCTCGAGGCGGCGCTCGGCTGCCGGGTGAAGCTCGAGGATCGCGGGGGCAAGGGACAGCTCCTGATCACCTACGGAGACCTCGATGGCCTCGACCGGGTGGTCGGGAAGATTCTGGGTGAGTGA
- a CDS encoding polymer-forming cytoskeletal protein, with the protein MAREEKQTGEINALLGRGASFEGKLSFEGTVRIDGNFKGEIFTDDILVIGDGAKVEAEIRAGSVNVNGEVKGNIVATKSVDLHRPARVYGNINTPAIEIEKGVIFEGNCSMKSGGAASAKPVSNAKPAEGEAQKNA; encoded by the coding sequence ATGGCCCGGGAAGAGAAGCAGACCGGAGAGATCAACGCCCTGCTCGGCCGTGGCGCCAGCTTCGAGGGCAAGCTCTCCTTCGAGGGGACCGTCCGCATCGACGGCAACTTCAAGGGGGAGATCTTCACCGACGACATCCTGGTGATCGGCGACGGCGCGAAGGTCGAGGCCGAGATCCGGGCCGGCTCCGTGAACGTCAACGGTGAGGTGAAGGGCAACATCGTCGCCACCAAGTCCGTCGATCTCCACCGCCCCGCGCGGGTCTACGGCAACATCAACACGCCGGCGATCGAGATCGAGAAGGGCGTGATCTTCGAGGGCAACTGCTCGATGAAGAGCGGCGGCGCCGCTTCGGCGAAGCCCGTGAGCAACGCCAAGCCGGCCGAGGGCGAGGCGCAGAAGAACGCCTGA
- a CDS encoding pilus assembly protein N-terminal domain-containing protein → MRRFLLIVALALGALALSTSLAPTSAPAQTPQHIRVKVGSSTTMPIGGAPKEVSVENPEIATVEVLEDGRVKVTGVAEGNTTLIGIGADGGDLVMPIMVEKKE, encoded by the coding sequence ATGCGTCGCTTCCTGCTCATCGTGGCCCTCGCCCTGGGCGCCCTCGCGCTCTCCACCTCACTTGCGCCCACCTCCGCGCCGGCTCAGACACCCCAACACATCCGGGTGAAGGTGGGCTCGTCCACCACCATGCCCATCGGCGGGGCACCGAAGGAGGTCTCGGTGGAGAACCCCGAGATCGCCACGGTAGAGGTCCTCGAGGACGGACGGGTCAAGGTGACCGGCGTCGCCGAGGGCAACACCACCCTGATCGGCATCGGCGCCGACGGTGGCGACCTGGTCATGCCGATCATGGTCGAGAAGAAGGAGTAG
- a CDS encoding alpha/beta fold hydrolase — MSGARLLERPDGTRLVWERFGPADRPTVVVTHGIFSYREMRELGVLREALLAAGYSVVLWDVRGHGDSTGRFTWGIEEPRDLAALVEVIRAEQPGSPLLAIGFSFGAFHSLLAAAEGAPFERLVLVGGPRDFRGLAPAIFGGHFLRTLRYRARRPVRLPRLGWPLRGQRHPREVVAGLAQPLLFVHGTADWIVPARHSEDLARLAGEGASLRILEGGLHAEYLLAQEPERFMEQVLPWLAAGTSRREG; from the coding sequence GTGAGCGGGGCGCGCCTCCTCGAGCGCCCCGATGGCACCCGGCTGGTCTGGGAGCGCTTCGGGCCCGCGGATCGCCCCACGGTGGTCGTCACTCACGGGATCTTCTCCTACCGGGAGATGCGGGAGCTCGGGGTCCTGCGCGAGGCCCTCCTGGCCGCCGGCTACTCGGTGGTCCTCTGGGACGTGCGGGGGCACGGCGACTCCACCGGGCGCTTCACCTGGGGCATCGAGGAGCCCCGGGACCTCGCCGCCCTGGTCGAGGTGATCCGGGCGGAGCAGCCCGGGAGCCCCCTCCTGGCCATCGGCTTCTCCTTCGGGGCCTTCCACAGCCTCCTGGCCGCCGCCGAGGGCGCGCCCTTCGAGCGGCTGGTGCTGGTGGGCGGCCCCCGCGACTTCCGGGGCCTGGCGCCGGCGATCTTCGGCGGCCACTTCCTGCGGACGCTGCGCTACCGGGCCCGGCGGCCGGTGCGCCTGCCGAGGCTGGGCTGGCCCCTGCGCGGCCAGCGGCACCCGCGAGAGGTCGTGGCCGGCCTCGCGCAGCCTCTCCTCTTCGTCCACGGCACCGCCGACTGGATCGTTCCGGCCCGTCACTCCGAGGATCTGGCGCGGCTCGCCGGGGAGGGCGCCTCGCTCCGGATTCTGGAGGGGGGGCTCCACGCCGAGTATCTTCTGGCCCAGGAGCCAGAACGCTTCATGGAGCAGGTCCTGCCCTGGCTCGCGGCCGGGACCTCCCGCAGGGAAGGATGA
- a CDS encoding phosphatase PAP2 family protein: protein MNHLSKKLVALGLAFGLAALAAHPAEARAETNDALVVKPTVDVPLTLGAGALFLTLFLTPHRQGVILDQTVGPKKGLDSLGVLKLNEGVAHVSDYLLFGGIAAGLGLVAYDGARHGRFGTRTLLYVEAMMMVGVATEITKWAVRRARPYTLDPDGDGRLGEQDDDLSFFSGHTSSTAGWTFAAVRILDLSHDWPAWMRGVGYGGAVLLTASMATMRVMAGKHWPTDVLVGAFVGGALGWVVPELHRKELPVSLAVAPVPGGAHLAVSATF, encoded by the coding sequence ATGAACCACCTCTCGAAGAAGCTCGTCGCGCTGGGGCTGGCCTTCGGCCTCGCGGCCCTCGCCGCCCACCCCGCGGAGGCCCGGGCCGAGACCAACGACGCCCTGGTGGTGAAGCCGACGGTGGACGTGCCGCTCACCCTCGGGGCCGGCGCCCTCTTCCTCACCCTCTTCCTCACGCCCCACCGCCAGGGGGTGATCCTCGATCAGACCGTGGGGCCCAAGAAGGGCCTCGACTCGCTCGGGGTCCTGAAGCTGAACGAGGGCGTCGCCCACGTCTCCGACTACCTCCTCTTCGGTGGCATCGCCGCGGGCCTGGGCCTGGTGGCCTACGACGGAGCGCGGCACGGCCGCTTCGGCACGCGCACCCTCCTCTACGTCGAGGCCATGATGATGGTCGGGGTCGCCACCGAGATCACCAAGTGGGCGGTGCGGCGGGCGCGCCCCTACACCCTCGATCCCGACGGGGACGGCCGCCTCGGAGAGCAGGACGACGACCTCTCCTTCTTCTCGGGGCACACCTCCTCCACCGCGGGCTGGACCTTCGCGGCGGTGCGCATCCTGGACCTCTCCCACGACTGGCCGGCCTGGATGCGGGGCGTCGGCTACGGCGGTGCGGTGCTGCTGACCGCCTCGATGGCCACCATGCGGGTGATGGCGGGCAAGCACTGGCCCACCGACGTGCTGGTCGGCGCCTTCGTGGGCGGGGCCCTCGGCTGGGTGGTGCCCGAGCTGCACCGCAAGGAGCTGCCGGTCAGCCTGGCCGTCGCGCCGGTCCCCGGCGGCGCCCACCTCGCCGTCTCCGCTACCTTCTGA
- a CDS encoding L,D-transpeptidase, with protein MRSSLLAAAPLALLLLLGAGSAPAPREAPPRLADRLVLDTRESTLTLYEGETRLQRYRVGLGRGGLGKERRGDGKTPLGRYRLMRGRASKSYLRFLPVSYPGVHDAKRGLKSGLIDQATHDRILAAHAKGAMPPQGTKLGGAIGIHGYGQKLSYVPKGLQVFHRFIDGTLGCVLLSDREVQDLEKRYVPGATLIIR; from the coding sequence ATGCGCTCCTCGCTCCTCGCCGCCGCGCCCCTTGCCCTCTTGCTGCTGCTCGGGGCCGGGAGCGCCCCCGCGCCCCGGGAGGCCCCGCCCCGCCTCGCCGACCGCCTCGTCCTCGACACCCGGGAGAGCACCCTCACGCTCTATGAAGGAGAGACCCGGCTGCAGCGCTACCGGGTGGGCCTCGGCCGGGGTGGCCTGGGGAAGGAGCGCCGCGGCGACGGCAAGACCCCCCTGGGCCGCTACCGCCTGATGCGGGGCCGGGCGAGCAAGAGCTACCTGCGCTTCCTGCCGGTGAGCTACCCCGGGGTGCATGACGCGAAGCGGGGCCTGAAGAGCGGCCTCATCGATCAGGCCACCCACGATCGCATCCTCGCGGCGCACGCGAAGGGGGCGATGCCGCCCCAGGGCACGAAGCTCGGCGGCGCCATCGGCATCCACGGCTACGGGCAGAAGCTCTCCTATGTGCCGAAGGGCCTGCAGGTCTTCCACCGCTTCATCGACGGGACGCTGGGCTGCGTGCTGCTCTCCGATCGCGAGGTGCAGGATCTCGAGAAGCGCTACGTGCCCGGTGCTACCCTGATCATCCGATGA
- a CDS encoding Hsp33 family molecular chaperone HslO, protein MDHVLRLLVQDADLRVLAVTSTDLAREASRRHICAPSAGLVLGEALTAALLLSRLLKEPRRVMLQIECDGPIKGLMLDADADAEGGVRGFPRVPSVTFPSAQGPLTQPAYGSRMLLNVMQELSRGEWYRGSIEHSGRSLARAVEDYLLTSVQLESVVSLHAHPGAGGEIAACTGMLFQRLPTSNPAALEAVRARVREGFVPTYVGELLRAGETVSVGTVLDELMGGPEGKGGDNLSLLERSEVHFQCDCSRERMLAALTTLGDEDLREMIEAGEVAEVTCDFCREQYRVPPQELAELRAFLSHGPGED, encoded by the coding sequence ATGGACCACGTACTGAGATTACTGGTGCAGGACGCGGACTTGCGGGTCCTGGCGGTGACCTCCACCGACCTGGCCCGCGAGGCCAGCAGGCGGCATATCTGCGCGCCCTCGGCCGGCCTGGTCCTGGGCGAGGCCCTCACCGCGGCGCTCCTCCTCTCCCGCCTGCTCAAGGAGCCCCGCCGGGTGATGCTCCAGATCGAGTGTGACGGCCCCATCAAGGGCCTGATGCTCGACGCCGACGCCGACGCCGAGGGCGGGGTGCGCGGCTTCCCCCGGGTGCCCTCGGTGACCTTCCCCTCGGCGCAGGGACCGCTGACCCAGCCGGCCTACGGCAGCCGGATGCTGCTGAACGTCATGCAGGAGCTCTCGAGGGGCGAGTGGTACCGCGGCTCGATCGAGCACTCGGGCCGCAGCCTGGCCCGGGCCGTGGAGGACTACCTGCTGACCTCGGTGCAGCTCGAGTCGGTGGTCTCGCTCCACGCGCACCCCGGCGCCGGAGGCGAGATCGCCGCCTGCACCGGCATGCTCTTCCAGCGGCTGCCCACCAGCAACCCCGCGGCCCTCGAGGCCGTGCGCGCCCGGGTGCGCGAGGGCTTCGTGCCGACCTACGTCGGGGAGCTCCTGCGGGCGGGTGAGACCGTCAGCGTGGGGACGGTCCTCGACGAGCTGATGGGAGGTCCCGAGGGCAAGGGCGGCGACAACCTCTCCCTCCTCGAGCGCAGCGAGGTGCACTTCCAGTGCGACTGCAGCCGGGAGCGGATGCTCGCCGCGCTCACCACCCTCGGCGACGAGGACCTGCGGGAGATGATCGAGGCCGGCGAGGTCGCCGAGGTCACCTGCGACTTCTGCCGGGAGCAGTACCGGGTGCCGCCGCAGGAGCTGGCGGAGCTCCGGGCCTTCCTCTCCCACGGGCCCGGAGAAGACTGA
- a CDS encoding AgmX/PglI C-terminal domain-containing protein: protein MSRRLLPLLGLFFFLAPVPALGDTLVPAGEIPRLMVEQPGGEAVALPLEHTDVAIEVSGFVAGAKVTQRFGNPFEEPIEAIYVFPLPERAAVDDFRMRIGERVIEGKIEKREEARRIYETARSAGHTAALLEQERPNVFTQSVANLAPGESIEVTLHFVQALPYDAGAFELAFPMVVGPRFMPGSPAGTRSGEGTHADTTEVPDASRISPPVLPAGMRSGHDVSLRVELDAGLPLRDFEVPTHDVEVQAEGDDGLSLQLAAHDHLPNRDFVLRWWVDDAAVQAGLLTHTDARGKFFSLMIQPPQLDVDALVGKRELVFVVDVSGSMSGLPLWQCKKVMGEALSRLRPGDTFNVLTFAGSPGRVWERARPATQGNIELAQAFVDGMSAGGGTMMLDAVAAALEGEVEAGRHRYVFFLTDGYVGNEQQILASARQYVAAHDSEDRKARVFTLGVGSSVNRMLIEGLAKAGKGAARVMTNRESPSEAVDAFYRRIDHPVLTDLSLDWGSLPVRPQSVYPRELPDLFASRPLIVQGRYDGSGRGVITLEARSEDGRKVRMPIRVDLPARDPAHEALPSLWAREKIQALDDSLWNAGRGLEARKLEDVKVAITRLGLDYRILTAYTSFVAVDRSRVVGDGAPTKVVQPVEVPEGVDGQAAGAVAAAPPKLAVRKMARKVPRVHTGRAVVMGAASGPARNTRTSAGKLGKQEAAASQGLLGVLGGTSVGDVHGAGGLGLKGSGKGGGGGASGNTFGVGSVGTRGRGGGLGGYGSGVGGLGGKKDSMIESGTPSVQGSLDKEVIRRVIRSHKNEMRYCYERELQRNPALQGKVTPTFTISPTGKVTAVRTSSTTLKNAAVEGCINARVKTWQFPAPKGGGNVQVSYPFVFQPGGASAPAAPAKPTSTFGAALKIEGGLDRDAVIASLKGQLAGFQRCYEQALTSARPGLAGKVVLSMAIEADGKVGEVKVLSDAMKEPALSACLSGEAARLSFPAAKDGRASQLELPLIFKPAE from the coding sequence ATGTCCCGCCGCCTGCTGCCCCTGCTCGGTCTCTTCTTCTTCCTGGCCCCGGTCCCCGCCCTCGGCGACACCCTGGTGCCCGCCGGGGAGATCCCCCGCCTGATGGTCGAGCAGCCCGGGGGCGAGGCGGTGGCCCTGCCCCTCGAGCACACCGACGTCGCGATCGAGGTCAGCGGCTTCGTGGCCGGGGCGAAGGTCACCCAGCGCTTCGGCAACCCCTTCGAGGAGCCCATCGAGGCGATCTACGTCTTCCCCCTCCCGGAGCGGGCGGCGGTGGACGACTTCCGGATGCGCATCGGCGAGCGGGTCATCGAGGGGAAGATCGAGAAGCGGGAGGAGGCCCGGCGGATCTACGAGACCGCCCGCAGCGCCGGCCACACCGCCGCGCTCCTCGAGCAGGAGCGCCCCAACGTCTTCACCCAGTCGGTGGCCAACCTCGCCCCGGGGGAGTCCATCGAGGTCACCCTCCACTTCGTCCAGGCCCTGCCCTACGACGCCGGCGCCTTCGAGCTGGCCTTCCCGATGGTGGTCGGCCCCCGCTTCATGCCCGGCAGCCCGGCGGGGACGAGGAGCGGTGAGGGCACCCACGCCGACACCACCGAGGTCCCCGACGCCTCGAGGATCAGCCCGCCGGTCCTGCCCGCCGGGATGCGCAGCGGTCACGACGTCAGCCTGCGGGTCGAGCTCGACGCCGGCCTCCCCCTGCGCGACTTCGAGGTGCCCACCCACGACGTCGAGGTGCAGGCCGAGGGCGACGACGGCCTCTCGCTGCAGCTGGCGGCCCACGACCACCTCCCCAACCGCGACTTCGTCCTGCGCTGGTGGGTGGACGACGCGGCGGTGCAGGCGGGGCTGCTCACCCACACCGACGCCCGCGGGAAGTTCTTCTCCCTGATGATCCAGCCGCCCCAGCTCGACGTCGACGCGCTGGTGGGCAAGCGCGAGCTGGTCTTCGTGGTGGACGTCTCGGGCTCGATGAGCGGGCTGCCCCTCTGGCAGTGCAAGAAGGTGATGGGCGAGGCCCTCTCGCGCCTGCGCCCGGGCGACACCTTCAACGTGCTGACCTTCGCCGGCTCCCCCGGCCGGGTCTGGGAGCGCGCCCGCCCGGCGACGCAAGGCAACATCGAGCTCGCCCAGGCCTTCGTCGACGGGATGAGCGCCGGCGGCGGGACGATGATGCTCGACGCGGTGGCCGCGGCCCTCGAGGGTGAGGTCGAGGCGGGCCGGCACCGCTACGTCTTCTTCCTCACCGACGGCTACGTGGGCAACGAGCAGCAGATCCTCGCCTCGGCCCGGCAGTACGTCGCCGCGCACGACAGCGAGGATCGCAAGGCCCGGGTCTTCACCCTGGGCGTGGGCTCCTCGGTGAACCGGATGCTCATCGAGGGGCTGGCGAAGGCCGGCAAGGGCGCCGCCCGGGTGATGACGAACCGCGAGAGCCCGAGCGAGGCCGTGGACGCCTTCTACCGGCGGATCGATCACCCGGTGCTCACCGACCTCTCCCTCGACTGGGGCTCCCTCCCGGTGCGGCCGCAGTCGGTCTATCCGCGCGAGCTGCCCGACCTCTTCGCGAGCCGCCCCCTGATCGTGCAGGGCCGCTACGACGGCTCGGGCCGGGGGGTCATCACCCTCGAGGCCCGCAGCGAGGACGGCCGCAAGGTGCGGATGCCGATCCGGGTCGATCTGCCGGCGAGGGACCCGGCCCACGAGGCCCTGCCCTCCCTCTGGGCCCGGGAGAAGATCCAGGCCCTCGACGACTCCCTCTGGAACGCCGGCCGCGGCCTCGAGGCCCGCAAGCTCGAGGACGTGAAGGTGGCGATCACGAGGCTGGGCCTCGACTACCGGATCCTCACCGCCTACACCTCCTTCGTCGCGGTGGACCGCTCGCGGGTGGTGGGCGACGGCGCGCCGACGAAGGTGGTGCAGCCGGTCGAGGTCCCCGAGGGCGTGGACGGCCAGGCCGCCGGCGCGGTCGCGGCGGCGCCCCCGAAGCTGGCCGTCAGGAAGATGGCCCGGAAGGTCCCCCGGGTTCATACCGGCCGGGCCGTGGTGATGGGCGCCGCCTCCGGTCCCGCGCGCAACACCCGGACGAGCGCGGGCAAGCTCGGCAAGCAGGAGGCCGCCGCCAGCCAGGGCCTGCTCGGCGTCCTCGGCGGCACCAGCGTGGGCGACGTCCACGGCGCGGGCGGCCTGGGCCTGAAGGGCAGCGGCAAGGGCGGCGGTGGTGGCGCCTCGGGCAACACCTTCGGGGTCGGCAGCGTCGGCACCCGGGGTCGGGGCGGCGGCCTCGGCGGCTACGGCAGCGGCGTCGGGGGCCTCGGCGGCAAGAAGGACAGCATGATCGAGAGCGGCACCCCCAGCGTCCAGGGCTCCCTCGACAAGGAGGTCATCCGCCGGGTCATCCGCTCCCACAAGAACGAGATGCGCTACTGCTACGAGCGGGAGCTGCAGCGGAACCCGGCGCTCCAGGGCAAGGTGACCCCCACCTTCACGATCAGCCCCACCGGCAAGGTGACGGCGGTGAGGACCTCTTCCACCACCCTGAAGAACGCGGCGGTGGAGGGCTGCATCAACGCCCGGGTGAAGACCTGGCAGTTCCCCGCCCCCAAGGGCGGCGGCAACGTGCAGGTGAGCTACCCCTTCGTCTTCCAGCCCGGCGGCGCCAGCGCCCCTGCCGCCCCGGCGAAGCCCACCTCCACCTTCGGCGCGGCGCTGAAGATCGAGGGCGGCCTCGATCGCGACGCCGTCATCGCTTCCTTGAAGGGTCAGCTCGCCGGCTTCCAGCGCTGCTACGAGCAGGCCCTGACCTCCGCCCGGCCGGGCCTCGCCGGGAAGGTCGTCCTGTCGATGGCCATCGAGGCCGACGGCAAGGTCGGCGAGGTGAAGGTGCTCTCGGACGCGATGAAGGAGCCGGCGCTCTCGGCCTGCCTGAGCGGCGAGGCCGCCAGGCTCTCCTTCCCCGCGGCGAAGGACGGCCGGGCCAGCCAGCTCGAGCTGCCCCTCATCTTCAAGCCCGCCGAGTAG